A portion of the Gossypium arboreum isolate Shixiya-1 chromosome 8, ASM2569848v2, whole genome shotgun sequence genome contains these proteins:
- the LOC108467917 gene encoding eukaryotic translation initiation factor 1A — protein sequence MPKNKGKGGKNRKRGKNEADDEKRELIFKEDGQEYAQVSRMLGNGRCEAMCIDGTKRLCHIRGKMHKKVWIAAGDIILVGLRDYQDDKADVILKYMPDEARLLKAYGELPENTRLNEGIAGGIDEEDDGAGDDYIEFEDEDIDKI from the coding sequence ATGCCGAAGAACAAAGGAAAGGGAGGAAAGAACCGTAAGAGGGGAAAGAACGAGGCCGATGACGAGAAACGTGAGCTTATCTTCAAAGAAGATGGCCAAGAATACGCCCAAGTCTCACGCATGTTGGGTAACGGCCGCTGCGAAGCTATGTGCATCGACGGCACCAAGCGCCTCTGCCACATCCGGGGGAAGATGCACAAGAAGGTCTGGATCGCCGCCGGCGACATCATCCTCGTCGGCCTTAGGGATTATCAAGATGACAAGGCTGACGTCATCTTGAAATACATGCCCGATGAAGCTAGGCTTCTCAAAGCTTATGGTGAGCTACCCGAGAATACCAGGTTGAATGAAGGGATTGCTGGTGGCATTGATGAGGAAGATGATGGTGCAGGCGATGACTACATCGAGTTCGAGGATGAGGACATCGATAAGATttaa